In the genome of Misgurnus anguillicaudatus chromosome 11, ASM2758022v2, whole genome shotgun sequence, one region contains:
- the znf518a gene encoding uncharacterized protein znf518a isoform X1, whose amino-acid sequence MKIRLLELMIVNQEETTTPTLYQGLCASNMNVGDVNPEACAKSDARVENEEKNWHKRLRLRKNSFMSSFKRNTVKQKKKVTNQKHGQRAAETFEEPSQNLQQGQAVENSKNKLMFSCSVCKDGTSFRPSELIVHFKTIHDGSSPVFTCDVCDFSTPVFSTLQQHRIKHKDCMFTCEVCKDDIQLTFPQLTKHFQTHHTLKDQYHCQTCQFSVKEIKQFMCHLCLPNTSPIKNGHEENLTNGRSKSDLLGETAGTAQKEDVLKHLTAACRHRWSRRNWWRKREPASKQEFNILLTKPQAHWVSPVSSYSASGLLDNHGVLLDPEKTLEETQQFLERTVSGGKKWPVFLKTEQDFTSLSQTAPSMPRVRRGSTPHPDLRNTGKDKLTGLIETSNISVPPDCTTKVVGFKMVDGKKHVVLKVIPTSNQHILASKGVECGTCSPTPNDQTLVNGFDGELTSQTKKTQGQCEDQQDYLYAFAKRRKRQDAGHHTDLNTYISDSGDPNHNVAGHQSTKEPLLCYNVTSDPNSNSVSGEESRVMLKQVFPFAVEDVCNPNTEKVKAHIESEENFTTSQRDSGCHSDLASCPSSDTGSSEERCHSFVPLVSEKEQNPAKYSNITDEGLEEDTSEMEFLNTDSCIESCLVSEFDGSPLKDLSESFCHFQSGVEDLLFHSSGDECTNNMDPRDPLLPIGQYDCEMLTALRGSRSAADELPLTTVKHLLDGPAADLAISSDNSTDCLPNTGGTNSQSEPISTDIFSTLFANTDSCNSAPLVVESHNHSVTESSIPLTSLYESALNQKKVIEVLLKDSQEADTKSQKPSSLGESDITASILHWEPVPRDVLRTLRLKPYCTSQFIKVPRDNQPVVVLNHPDTDIPEVTNIMKVIQKHKGAVRRVSLSRKTLSALSEFSCNAFRNNGVADCHVSHCRRAWPDGTVKERFSLKLRLKRVCGTKYTVVPALSDSVALQPTFRCWFCGRLFRNQEAWVGHGQRHLTEATRGWNQIFNR is encoded by the exons GGCTGTGTGCATCCAATATGAATGTGGGCGATGTCAATCCAGAAGCTTGTGCCAAGTCCGATGCTCGAGTTGAGAATGAAGAAAAGAACTGGCATAAACGTCTACGACTCAGGAAAAACTCCTTTATGTCTTCCTTCAAACGAAACACTGTGAAACAGAAGAAGAAAGTCACAAATCAGAAACATGGACAAAGAGCTGCAGAAACATTTGAGGAACCATCTCAGAATCTCCAGCAAGGTCAAGCAGTGGAAAACTCGAAGAACAAACTCATGTTCTCATGTTCGGTATGCAAGGACGGCACCTCGTTCAGGCCTAGTGAATTAATAGTGCATTTTAAAACCATCCATGATGGAAGTAGCCCAGTGTTCACTTGCGACGTGTGCGACTTCTCCACGCCAGTATTCTCAACGCTCCAACAGCACAGAATAAAACACAAGGACTGTATGTTTACTTGCGAGGTTTGTAAAGACGACATCCAGCTCACATTTCCTCAACTAACCAAACACTTTCAAACTCATCACACTTTGAAGGATCAATACCACTGCCAAACATGCCAATTCTCTGTCAAGGAGATCAAACAGTTTATGTGTCATTTGTGTCTGCCCAACACATCGCCAATAAAAAACGGTCATGAAGAAAACCTTACTAATGGCAGGTCTAAAAGCGACCTGTTGGGTGAAACTGCAGGTACGGCACAGAAGGAAGATGTCCTGAAGCATCTGACTGCCGCGTGTCGTCACAGATGGAGTAGAAGAAACTGGTGGAGAAAGCGAGAACCTGCATCCAAACAAgagtttaatattttacttacaAAACCTCAAGCACACTGGGTGTCTCCAGTATCTTCCTATTCAGCCTCAGGTTTGCTGGACAATCATGGAGTCTTGTTAGATCCAGAGAAAACTCTTGAGGAGACGCAGCAGTTTCTTGAAAGGACAGTAAGTGGTGGTAAAAAATGGCCTGTATTCCTCAAAACCGAGCAGGATTTCACTTCTCTTAGCCAGACTGCACCCTCCATGCCAAGAGTAAGACGAGGTAGTACACCCCATCCAGACCTGCGTAACACTGGGAAAGATAAGCTCACTGGTCTTATAGAAACGAGCAACATATCTGTTCCCCCAGACTGCACTACGAAGGTGGTCGGGTTTAAGATGGTGGATGGAAAAAAGCATGTGGTCCTCAAAGTCATTCCAACGAGCAACCAACATATTTTGGCCTCAAAGGGTGTTGAATGTGGAACTTGCAGTCCGACACCAAATGATCAGACATTGGTTAATGGCTTTGATGGTGAGTTGACATCTCAGACTAAGAAGACTCAGGGACAATGTGAAGATCAGCAGGACTATCTTTATGCATTTGCTAAGAGGAGAAAAAGACAAGATGCTGGTCACCACACAGATCTCAACACATACATCAGTGACTCAGGAGATCCCAATCACAATGTAGCAGGTCATCAAAGTACCAAAGAGCCGCTGTTATGCTATAATGTTACATCGGACCCTAACAGCAATTCAGTCAGCGGTGAAGAAAGCAGAGTCATGTTGAAGCAAGTATTTCCCTTTGCTGTGGAGGATGTTTGTAATCCAAATACAGAAAAAGTCAAAGCCCACATTGAGTCTGAGGAAAACTTTACCACGAGCCAAAGAGATTCTGGTTGTCATAGTGATCTGGCCTCATGTCCATCTTCTGATACAGGTTCATCAGAAGAGAGGTGTCATTCATTTGTACCTTTGGTGTCTGAGAAAGAGCAAAATCCAGCAAAATATTCAAACATCACAGATGAAGGATTAGAGGAAGATACTTCAGAAATGGAGTTTCTGAACACAGATTCGTGCATTGAGAGCTGTTTGGTCTCAGAGTTTGATGGTTCTCCTTTGAAAGATCTGAGTGAATCTTTCTGTCATTTTCAAAGTGGAGTTGAGGATCTGTTATTCCACAGCAGTGGCGATGAGTGCACAAACAACATGGACCCCAGAGATCCTCTGCTCCCTATAGGTCAGTATGACTGTGAAATGTTAACAGCTCTGAGAGGATCACGCAGCGCTGCCGACGAGCTGCCATTAACAACAGTCAAACATTTACTGGATGGACCAGCCGCTGATCTCGCAATATCTTCAGATAACAGCACTGACTGCCTGCCTAACACCGGAG gTACAAACTCGCAATCTGAGCCTATCAGCACAGACATCTTCTCTACCCTGTTTGCTAATACAGATTCTTGTAATTCTGCTCCTCTAGTCGTTGAATCTCACAATCACAGCGTAACAGAGTCCAGCATTCCTCTCACATCACTGTACGAATCAGCATTGAACCAGAAAAAAGTAATAGAAGTGTTGTTAAAAGACTCTCAAGAAGCTGATACCAAATCCCAGAAGCCATCGAGTTTAGGAGAGAGTGACATCACTGCATCCATCCTACACTGGGAACCTGTTCCTCGAGATGTCCTGAGAACTCTTAGACTGAAACCCTACTGTACTTCACAGTTCATTAAAGTACCACGTGATAACCAACCTGTCGTAGTTCTCAACCATCCTGACACCGATATTCCAGAGGTCACGAATATCATGAAAGTCATCCAGAAACACAAAGGAGCCGTGCGTCGAGTCTCACTGTCTCGAAAAACTCTCAGCGCCCTGTCTGAGTTTTCCTGCAATGCCTTTCGGAATAACGGAGTAGCTGACTGTCACGTGTCCCACTGTAGGAGAGCTTGGCCGGATGGGACGGTTAAAGAAAGATTTAGCCTGAAACTGAGGCTGAAGAGAGTCTGTGGAACGAAGTATACCGTGGTACCAGCATTGTCGGATAGCGTCGCACTACAGCCTACGTTCAGATGCTGGTTTTGCGGACGGCTTTTCCGAAACCAAGAGGCCTGGGTAGGTCACGGACAGAGACATCTAACAGAGGCGACCAGGGGCTGGAATCAGATCTTTAACAGATAG
- the znf518a gene encoding uncharacterized protein znf518a isoform X3, with the protein MKIRLLELMIVNQEETTTPTLYQGLCASNMNVGDVNPEACAKSDARVENEEKNWHKRLRLRKNSFMSSFKRNTVKQKKKVTNQKHGQRAAETFEEPSQNLQQGQAVENSKNKLMFSCSVCKDGTSFRPSELIVHFKTIHDGSSPVFTCDVCDFSTPVFSTLQQHRIKHKDCMFTCEVCKDDIQLTFPQLTKHFQTHHTLKDQYHCQTCQFSVKEIKQFMCHLCLPNTSPIKNGHEENLTNGRSKSDLLGETAGTAQKEDVLKHLTAACRHRWSRRNWWRKREPASKQEFNILLTKPQAHWVSPVSSYSASGLLDNHGVLLDPEKTLEETQQFLERTVSGGKKWPVFLKTEQDFTSLSQTAPSMPRVRRGSTPHPDLRNTGKDKLTGLIETSNISVPPDCTTKVVGFKMVDGKKHVVLKVIPTSNQHILASKGVECGTCSPTPNDQTLVNGFDGELTSQTKKTQGQCEDQQDYLYAFAKRRKRQDAGHHTDLNTYISDSGDPNHNVAGHQSTKEPLLCYNVTSDPNSNSVSGEESRVMLKQVFPFAVEDVCNPNTEKVKAHIESEENFTTSQRDSGCHSDLASCPSSDTGSSEERCHSFVPLVSEKEQNPAKYSNITDEGLEEDTSEMEFLNTDSCIESCLVSEFDGSPLKDLSESFCHFQSGVEDLLFHSSGDECTNNMDPRDPLLPIGQYDCEMLTALRGSRSAADELPLTTVKHLLDGPAADLAISSDNSTDCLPNTGVVESHNHSVTESSIPLTSLYESALNQKKVIEVLLKDSQEADTKSQKPSSLGESDITASILHWEPVPRDVLRTLRLKPYCTSQFIKVPRDNQPVVVLNHPDTDIPEVTNIMKVIQKHKGAVRRVSLSRKTLSALSEFSCNAFRNNGVADCHVSHCRRAWPDGTVKERFSLKLRLKRVCGTKYTVVPALSDSVALQPTFRCWFCGRLFRNQEAWVGHGQRHLTEATRGWNQIFNR; encoded by the exons GGCTGTGTGCATCCAATATGAATGTGGGCGATGTCAATCCAGAAGCTTGTGCCAAGTCCGATGCTCGAGTTGAGAATGAAGAAAAGAACTGGCATAAACGTCTACGACTCAGGAAAAACTCCTTTATGTCTTCCTTCAAACGAAACACTGTGAAACAGAAGAAGAAAGTCACAAATCAGAAACATGGACAAAGAGCTGCAGAAACATTTGAGGAACCATCTCAGAATCTCCAGCAAGGTCAAGCAGTGGAAAACTCGAAGAACAAACTCATGTTCTCATGTTCGGTATGCAAGGACGGCACCTCGTTCAGGCCTAGTGAATTAATAGTGCATTTTAAAACCATCCATGATGGAAGTAGCCCAGTGTTCACTTGCGACGTGTGCGACTTCTCCACGCCAGTATTCTCAACGCTCCAACAGCACAGAATAAAACACAAGGACTGTATGTTTACTTGCGAGGTTTGTAAAGACGACATCCAGCTCACATTTCCTCAACTAACCAAACACTTTCAAACTCATCACACTTTGAAGGATCAATACCACTGCCAAACATGCCAATTCTCTGTCAAGGAGATCAAACAGTTTATGTGTCATTTGTGTCTGCCCAACACATCGCCAATAAAAAACGGTCATGAAGAAAACCTTACTAATGGCAGGTCTAAAAGCGACCTGTTGGGTGAAACTGCAGGTACGGCACAGAAGGAAGATGTCCTGAAGCATCTGACTGCCGCGTGTCGTCACAGATGGAGTAGAAGAAACTGGTGGAGAAAGCGAGAACCTGCATCCAAACAAgagtttaatattttacttacaAAACCTCAAGCACACTGGGTGTCTCCAGTATCTTCCTATTCAGCCTCAGGTTTGCTGGACAATCATGGAGTCTTGTTAGATCCAGAGAAAACTCTTGAGGAGACGCAGCAGTTTCTTGAAAGGACAGTAAGTGGTGGTAAAAAATGGCCTGTATTCCTCAAAACCGAGCAGGATTTCACTTCTCTTAGCCAGACTGCACCCTCCATGCCAAGAGTAAGACGAGGTAGTACACCCCATCCAGACCTGCGTAACACTGGGAAAGATAAGCTCACTGGTCTTATAGAAACGAGCAACATATCTGTTCCCCCAGACTGCACTACGAAGGTGGTCGGGTTTAAGATGGTGGATGGAAAAAAGCATGTGGTCCTCAAAGTCATTCCAACGAGCAACCAACATATTTTGGCCTCAAAGGGTGTTGAATGTGGAACTTGCAGTCCGACACCAAATGATCAGACATTGGTTAATGGCTTTGATGGTGAGTTGACATCTCAGACTAAGAAGACTCAGGGACAATGTGAAGATCAGCAGGACTATCTTTATGCATTTGCTAAGAGGAGAAAAAGACAAGATGCTGGTCACCACACAGATCTCAACACATACATCAGTGACTCAGGAGATCCCAATCACAATGTAGCAGGTCATCAAAGTACCAAAGAGCCGCTGTTATGCTATAATGTTACATCGGACCCTAACAGCAATTCAGTCAGCGGTGAAGAAAGCAGAGTCATGTTGAAGCAAGTATTTCCCTTTGCTGTGGAGGATGTTTGTAATCCAAATACAGAAAAAGTCAAAGCCCACATTGAGTCTGAGGAAAACTTTACCACGAGCCAAAGAGATTCTGGTTGTCATAGTGATCTGGCCTCATGTCCATCTTCTGATACAGGTTCATCAGAAGAGAGGTGTCATTCATTTGTACCTTTGGTGTCTGAGAAAGAGCAAAATCCAGCAAAATATTCAAACATCACAGATGAAGGATTAGAGGAAGATACTTCAGAAATGGAGTTTCTGAACACAGATTCGTGCATTGAGAGCTGTTTGGTCTCAGAGTTTGATGGTTCTCCTTTGAAAGATCTGAGTGAATCTTTCTGTCATTTTCAAAGTGGAGTTGAGGATCTGTTATTCCACAGCAGTGGCGATGAGTGCACAAACAACATGGACCCCAGAGATCCTCTGCTCCCTATAGGTCAGTATGACTGTGAAATGTTAACAGCTCTGAGAGGATCACGCAGCGCTGCCGACGAGCTGCCATTAACAACAGTCAAACATTTACTGGATGGACCAGCCGCTGATCTCGCAATATCTTCAGATAACAGCACTGACTGCCTGCCTAACACCGGAG TCGTTGAATCTCACAATCACAGCGTAACAGAGTCCAGCATTCCTCTCACATCACTGTACGAATCAGCATTGAACCAGAAAAAAGTAATAGAAGTGTTGTTAAAAGACTCTCAAGAAGCTGATACCAAATCCCAGAAGCCATCGAGTTTAGGAGAGAGTGACATCACTGCATCCATCCTACACTGGGAACCTGTTCCTCGAGATGTCCTGAGAACTCTTAGACTGAAACCCTACTGTACTTCACAGTTCATTAAAGTACCACGTGATAACCAACCTGTCGTAGTTCTCAACCATCCTGACACCGATATTCCAGAGGTCACGAATATCATGAAAGTCATCCAGAAACACAAAGGAGCCGTGCGTCGAGTCTCACTGTCTCGAAAAACTCTCAGCGCCCTGTCTGAGTTTTCCTGCAATGCCTTTCGGAATAACGGAGTAGCTGACTGTCACGTGTCCCACTGTAGGAGAGCTTGGCCGGATGGGACGGTTAAAGAAAGATTTAGCCTGAAACTGAGGCTGAAGAGAGTCTGTGGAACGAAGTATACCGTGGTACCAGCATTGTCGGATAGCGTCGCACTACAGCCTACGTTCAGATGCTGGTTTTGCGGACGGCTTTTCCGAAACCAAGAGGCCTGGGTAGGTCACGGACAGAGACATCTAACAGAGGCGACCAGGGGCTGGAATCAGATCTTTAACAGATAG
- the znf518a gene encoding uncharacterized protein znf518a isoform X2: MNVGDVNPEACAKSDARVENEEKNWHKRLRLRKNSFMSSFKRNTVKQKKKVTNQKHGQRAAETFEEPSQNLQQGQAVENSKNKLMFSCSVCKDGTSFRPSELIVHFKTIHDGSSPVFTCDVCDFSTPVFSTLQQHRIKHKDCMFTCEVCKDDIQLTFPQLTKHFQTHHTLKDQYHCQTCQFSVKEIKQFMCHLCLPNTSPIKNGHEENLTNGRSKSDLLGETAGTAQKEDVLKHLTAACRHRWSRRNWWRKREPASKQEFNILLTKPQAHWVSPVSSYSASGLLDNHGVLLDPEKTLEETQQFLERTVSGGKKWPVFLKTEQDFTSLSQTAPSMPRVRRGSTPHPDLRNTGKDKLTGLIETSNISVPPDCTTKVVGFKMVDGKKHVVLKVIPTSNQHILASKGVECGTCSPTPNDQTLVNGFDGELTSQTKKTQGQCEDQQDYLYAFAKRRKRQDAGHHTDLNTYISDSGDPNHNVAGHQSTKEPLLCYNVTSDPNSNSVSGEESRVMLKQVFPFAVEDVCNPNTEKVKAHIESEENFTTSQRDSGCHSDLASCPSSDTGSSEERCHSFVPLVSEKEQNPAKYSNITDEGLEEDTSEMEFLNTDSCIESCLVSEFDGSPLKDLSESFCHFQSGVEDLLFHSSGDECTNNMDPRDPLLPIGQYDCEMLTALRGSRSAADELPLTTVKHLLDGPAADLAISSDNSTDCLPNTGGTNSQSEPISTDIFSTLFANTDSCNSAPLVVESHNHSVTESSIPLTSLYESALNQKKVIEVLLKDSQEADTKSQKPSSLGESDITASILHWEPVPRDVLRTLRLKPYCTSQFIKVPRDNQPVVVLNHPDTDIPEVTNIMKVIQKHKGAVRRVSLSRKTLSALSEFSCNAFRNNGVADCHVSHCRRAWPDGTVKERFSLKLRLKRVCGTKYTVVPALSDSVALQPTFRCWFCGRLFRNQEAWVGHGQRHLTEATRGWNQIFNR; this comes from the exons ATGAATGTGGGCGATGTCAATCCAGAAGCTTGTGCCAAGTCCGATGCTCGAGTTGAGAATGAAGAAAAGAACTGGCATAAACGTCTACGACTCAGGAAAAACTCCTTTATGTCTTCCTTCAAACGAAACACTGTGAAACAGAAGAAGAAAGTCACAAATCAGAAACATGGACAAAGAGCTGCAGAAACATTTGAGGAACCATCTCAGAATCTCCAGCAAGGTCAAGCAGTGGAAAACTCGAAGAACAAACTCATGTTCTCATGTTCGGTATGCAAGGACGGCACCTCGTTCAGGCCTAGTGAATTAATAGTGCATTTTAAAACCATCCATGATGGAAGTAGCCCAGTGTTCACTTGCGACGTGTGCGACTTCTCCACGCCAGTATTCTCAACGCTCCAACAGCACAGAATAAAACACAAGGACTGTATGTTTACTTGCGAGGTTTGTAAAGACGACATCCAGCTCACATTTCCTCAACTAACCAAACACTTTCAAACTCATCACACTTTGAAGGATCAATACCACTGCCAAACATGCCAATTCTCTGTCAAGGAGATCAAACAGTTTATGTGTCATTTGTGTCTGCCCAACACATCGCCAATAAAAAACGGTCATGAAGAAAACCTTACTAATGGCAGGTCTAAAAGCGACCTGTTGGGTGAAACTGCAGGTACGGCACAGAAGGAAGATGTCCTGAAGCATCTGACTGCCGCGTGTCGTCACAGATGGAGTAGAAGAAACTGGTGGAGAAAGCGAGAACCTGCATCCAAACAAgagtttaatattttacttacaAAACCTCAAGCACACTGGGTGTCTCCAGTATCTTCCTATTCAGCCTCAGGTTTGCTGGACAATCATGGAGTCTTGTTAGATCCAGAGAAAACTCTTGAGGAGACGCAGCAGTTTCTTGAAAGGACAGTAAGTGGTGGTAAAAAATGGCCTGTATTCCTCAAAACCGAGCAGGATTTCACTTCTCTTAGCCAGACTGCACCCTCCATGCCAAGAGTAAGACGAGGTAGTACACCCCATCCAGACCTGCGTAACACTGGGAAAGATAAGCTCACTGGTCTTATAGAAACGAGCAACATATCTGTTCCCCCAGACTGCACTACGAAGGTGGTCGGGTTTAAGATGGTGGATGGAAAAAAGCATGTGGTCCTCAAAGTCATTCCAACGAGCAACCAACATATTTTGGCCTCAAAGGGTGTTGAATGTGGAACTTGCAGTCCGACACCAAATGATCAGACATTGGTTAATGGCTTTGATGGTGAGTTGACATCTCAGACTAAGAAGACTCAGGGACAATGTGAAGATCAGCAGGACTATCTTTATGCATTTGCTAAGAGGAGAAAAAGACAAGATGCTGGTCACCACACAGATCTCAACACATACATCAGTGACTCAGGAGATCCCAATCACAATGTAGCAGGTCATCAAAGTACCAAAGAGCCGCTGTTATGCTATAATGTTACATCGGACCCTAACAGCAATTCAGTCAGCGGTGAAGAAAGCAGAGTCATGTTGAAGCAAGTATTTCCCTTTGCTGTGGAGGATGTTTGTAATCCAAATACAGAAAAAGTCAAAGCCCACATTGAGTCTGAGGAAAACTTTACCACGAGCCAAAGAGATTCTGGTTGTCATAGTGATCTGGCCTCATGTCCATCTTCTGATACAGGTTCATCAGAAGAGAGGTGTCATTCATTTGTACCTTTGGTGTCTGAGAAAGAGCAAAATCCAGCAAAATATTCAAACATCACAGATGAAGGATTAGAGGAAGATACTTCAGAAATGGAGTTTCTGAACACAGATTCGTGCATTGAGAGCTGTTTGGTCTCAGAGTTTGATGGTTCTCCTTTGAAAGATCTGAGTGAATCTTTCTGTCATTTTCAAAGTGGAGTTGAGGATCTGTTATTCCACAGCAGTGGCGATGAGTGCACAAACAACATGGACCCCAGAGATCCTCTGCTCCCTATAGGTCAGTATGACTGTGAAATGTTAACAGCTCTGAGAGGATCACGCAGCGCTGCCGACGAGCTGCCATTAACAACAGTCAAACATTTACTGGATGGACCAGCCGCTGATCTCGCAATATCTTCAGATAACAGCACTGACTGCCTGCCTAACACCGGAG gTACAAACTCGCAATCTGAGCCTATCAGCACAGACATCTTCTCTACCCTGTTTGCTAATACAGATTCTTGTAATTCTGCTCCTCTAGTCGTTGAATCTCACAATCACAGCGTAACAGAGTCCAGCATTCCTCTCACATCACTGTACGAATCAGCATTGAACCAGAAAAAAGTAATAGAAGTGTTGTTAAAAGACTCTCAAGAAGCTGATACCAAATCCCAGAAGCCATCGAGTTTAGGAGAGAGTGACATCACTGCATCCATCCTACACTGGGAACCTGTTCCTCGAGATGTCCTGAGAACTCTTAGACTGAAACCCTACTGTACTTCACAGTTCATTAAAGTACCACGTGATAACCAACCTGTCGTAGTTCTCAACCATCCTGACACCGATATTCCAGAGGTCACGAATATCATGAAAGTCATCCAGAAACACAAAGGAGCCGTGCGTCGAGTCTCACTGTCTCGAAAAACTCTCAGCGCCCTGTCTGAGTTTTCCTGCAATGCCTTTCGGAATAACGGAGTAGCTGACTGTCACGTGTCCCACTGTAGGAGAGCTTGGCCGGATGGGACGGTTAAAGAAAGATTTAGCCTGAAACTGAGGCTGAAGAGAGTCTGTGGAACGAAGTATACCGTGGTACCAGCATTGTCGGATAGCGTCGCACTACAGCCTACGTTCAGATGCTGGTTTTGCGGACGGCTTTTCCGAAACCAAGAGGCCTGGGTAGGTCACGGACAGAGACATCTAACAGAGGCGACCAGGGGCTGGAATCAGATCTTTAACAGATAG